A window of the Brassica napus cultivar Da-Ae chromosome A2, Da-Ae, whole genome shotgun sequence genome harbors these coding sequences:
- the LOC106414359 gene encoding GDSL esterase/lipase At3g27950-like, producing the protein MATSKFTFFIILFLLGLTEKSSTASRINSRKSCNFPAVYNFGDSNSDTGAISAAIGEVPPPNGVAFFGRSAGRHSDGRLIIDFITENLTLPYLTPYLDSVGANYRHGANFATGGSCIRPTVACFSQFHLGTQVSQFIHFKTRTLSLYNQTNRKTPFCKGVLARPKDFSKALYTFDIGQNDLAIGFQNMTEEQLKASIPAIIESFTTAIKLLYKEGARFFSIHNTGPTGCLPYLLKSFPATPRDQYGCLKPLNNVAIEFNKQLKQKISELNKELPSSLLTYVDVYSAKNHLIIKAKNLGFVDPFDYCCVGAVGRGMGCGKTIFPNGTELYSSSCQNRQNFISWDGIHCSETANMLVANRILDGSISNPPLPTQRACKLTENVVGKI; encoded by the exons ATGGCGACTTCCAAATTTACCTTTTTCATCATCCTTTTTCTTTTAGGCCTTACTGAGAAATCCTCGACCGCATCGCGTATAAACTCTCGCAAGAGTTGCAATTTTCCGGCTGTTTATAACTTTGGAGATTCAAATTCAGATACTGGAGCTATATCTGCGGCTATAGGAGAAGTTCCTCCACCAAACGGAGTTGCCTTCTTTGGAAGATCTGCGGGGAGACATTCTGATGGCCGTCTCATTATAGACTTCATTA CCGAGAATCTGACGTTGCCGTATCTAACACCTTACTTGGATTCGGTTGGAGCTAATTATCGGCATGGGGCTAATTTTGCGACTGGCGGCTCTTGCATCCGCCCGACCGTTGCTTGTTTTAGTCAGTTCCATCTTGGAACTCAAGTGTCCCAATTCATACATTTCAAGACTCGCACATTGTCTCTCTATAACCAAACCAACC GAAAAACTCCATTCTGCAAAGGAGTCCTTGCACGGCCTAAAGATTTCTCAAAGGCTCTTTACACTTTCGATATCGGTCAGAATGATCTCGCCATCGGGTTCCAAAATATGACAGAGGAACAACTCAAAGCATCTATACCGGCAATCATCGAAAGCTTCACTACTGCTATAAAA TTGTTGTACAAAGAAGGAGCAAGATTCTTCTCAATTCACAACACCGGACCAACGGGCTGTTTACCCTATCTTCTGAAATCATTTCCAGCTACACCTCGAGATCAGTATGGTTGCTTGAAGCCTCTAAATAATGTGGCAATTGAGTTCAACAAACAACTCAAGCAGAAAATCTCTGAACTGAACAAAGAGTTACCTTCTTCTCTCTTAACTTACGTTGATGTCTACTCAGCTAAAAACCATTTGATCATCAAAGCAAAGAATCTTG GTTTTGTTGATCCTTTTGATTATTGTTGCGTTGGGGCGGTCGGGCGTGGAATGGGATGCGGAAAGACAATATTTCCAAATGGAACAGAACTTTATAGTTCTTCCTGTCAAAACCGACAAAATTTCATAAGCTGGGATGGTATACATTGCTCGGAAACCGCGAATATGCTAGTCGCAAATCGGATCCTCGATGGATCAATATCCAATCCGCCTCTCCCAACCCAAAGAGCTTGCAAGCTTACGGAAAATGTAGTTGGCAAAATATGA
- the LOC125580493 gene encoding RNA exonuclease 4-like, with the protein MDCRSMESSETLRNKCAACYKQFNKMEHLVEHMKISYHSGHEPTCGVCKKHCRSFESLREHLIGPLPKQECKNIFSILGCRFCLMILETPNARRIHQERCQFSSVNAGLTTRMAALGIRDKDMIDYTSSRSPKVVALSCKMVGGGSDGSLDLCARVCITDEGDNVVFHTYVKPSMAVTNYRYEKTGIRPENLRDAMPLKHAQRKIQEFLCNGEPMWKIRPRGGKGRILVGHGLDHDLDRLQLEYPSSMIRDTAKYPPLMKTSKLSNSLKYLTQAYLGYDVHVGIQDPYEDCVATMRLYTRMRYQKHKIEAYPLAADAHNRSNQVVWRQNEFERMSPDEMLSISRSDYYCWCLDSLA; encoded by the exons ATGGATTGCAGATCTATGGAGTCATCGGAAACCCTAAG GAACAAATGCGCAGCTTGTTATAAGCAATTCAACAAAATGGAACATTTAGTGGAGCACATGAAGATCTCGTATCACTCCGGTCATGAGCCTACCTGCGGCGTTTGCAAGAAACATTGCCGATCTTTTGAGTCCCTCCGAGAACACCTCATAG GGCCATTGCCAAAACAAGAATGCAAGAACATTTTCAGCATTCTCGGATGCAGATTCTGCTTGATGATCCTCGAAACCCCGAACGCTCGTAGGATCCATCAAGAGAGATGCCAATTTTCGAGCGTCAATGCG GGATTGACGACTCGTATGGCGGCCTTAGGCATAAGAGATAAGGACATGATCGACTACACGTCGTCTAGGTCCCCAAAAGTGGTTGCACTTTCTTGCAAGATGGTAGGAGGGGGAAGCGACGGGTCGCTGGATCTATGTGCAAGGGTTTGCATAACGGATGAGGGCGACAATGTTGTGTTCCATACGTACGTGAAACCGTCAATGGCCGTGACGAACTATAGGTATGAAAAGACCGGCATACGTCCGGAGAATCTAAGGGACGCAATGCCCTTGAAACATGCACAAAGAAAGATTCAAGAGTTTCTTTGTAATGGAGAACCCATGTGGAAGATTCGTCCAAGAGGTGGGAAAGGGAGGATTCTCGTGGGACATGGCCTCGATCACGATCTTGACCGCCTTCAACTTGAATATCCTTCTTCCATGATAAG GGATACTGCGAAATACCCTCCCTTGATGAAAACAAGCAAGCTGAGCAATTCCCTCAAGTACTTGACCCAAGCCTATCTCGG GTATGATGTTCATGTTGGGATACAAGACCCATACGAAGATTGTGTAGCGACGATGAGGCTTTACACGAGAATGAGATATCAGAAACACAAGATTGAAGCTTATCCTTTAGCTGCCGACGCGCACAACCGTAGCAATCAAGTGGTTTGGAGGCAGAACGAGTTCGAGAGGATGTCTCCTGATGAAATGCTTTCCATCTCTCGCTCCGACTACTATTGCTGGTGCTTGGACTCCCTCGCTTGA